The following DNA comes from Castanea sativa cultivar Marrone di Chiusa Pesio chromosome 10, ASM4071231v1.
GTAATGGGCTTGcattaaaatcaatatcaacTTACCAGACCATTTTGAGTGTGTattatgttgtaaaaatataaccctaacttccactaaaacattgcctaaaaaatagggttactttcctattgattttcaaatgtatttatccacttataaattaaaatttcaaaataaaagttaaatatataataaaaaacatagattttttttttgctactaccactaaaaaaaaaagaagcctcatctcacgcgcgaagcgcgtgtgaggctagttttttttaatgagatttttgttgCATAATTTGtctatttgttgttgtttggactatttttattattatttgggataatattttatttttgttatttgagattttattattattttgtttaaggGGTAGTTAAGAATTATGTTTGGAGATCAAGATTATTTTTGGAGTAATACTACGTCcgcaatattttcataataaatcctAGGTATGATGTCAGTAGTGGGCCtgcattaaaaccaataacaacttaccagaCCCTTTTGAGTATGTATTATGTTGTATTATAAGTTTTCCAAAAATCTCTTTCCCTTTACCCTGTGTGTGAGTTTattatcgaaaaaaaaaatcaataacaatttaccacataagatttgttgtgaaaatattgtggatatatcatTATATTGAACCtatattcttgaaattttcaaataaggtgttcaaattttttttcaaggataGAGAAAACAAGTCagtctaatatatatatatatatatacacacattttttttttgcaagcaaGGAGCTCAATGCAAAGCAGGTACGGATTCAAGTGGTGGCCCAAGGGGGCCTGAGCCCCCCTTgggtccaaattttttttcttttagttattatgtattttatttttatagctGGTTTCAAAACCTTAGACTCCCATTCTTCTCAATAAGACTAACAAGTTTGATCCAAATAATAACTATTCAActcaaaaatttaacaaaaataataaaaacattcacaatggtgattgtattttagcaaaaaaaaaaaaaaaaaaaatttttaccACCAAAGAATCAAAAAATCATGTGTTGTTGGAGAAGTTAAAGCTACATTTTTTTGCAACTACAGTAAATTGGTATTTATGCTAGTTGACTGTAGCatgttgttaaaaataaaatataatcttttattaaaattactcttccttcaattaaaaaattcaaattttctctcttcattttttattataaggagcatttatattattttaaatgaagtgataaaaaatagaacatttgatattacGTGTATTGGAAAGTGGGGtggtaaaatatataaagtaattttttaaggtgctaaaaactaaaatttttagcaatacCACTATGAATGCTCTCTaacttcaacaaaataaaatcctaGCCAGCctagtatttaaaaaatacacattattttgtttttgtttttgtctttgttagtaaatgattgcatcttaatatCTTCAtcttaatattaatatatatatatatatatatatatgagtataATAAGCTAAATAAAATGTGGGAAATGAAAACCTaattaatcatttatttatttttgttatagaatgattgtttttaaataaaacaacaattaattcCTTTtacgttaaaaaaaatttagtcccATTCAAAGAGGGAAATATGATCTTATGAGATAATGATCACGATCATGAAGACTACTGACATGGTCTTCACTAACCTTCCAACCAATAGaatgttattatttatataaatgtgatatcatttggtaatttttattttttttattccttgggCTGATTAAgaaacacacatatacatttgcATTGATAACATCATTTCATTGGTAAGGGAAGACCACATTAGTAGTTCTTCCggtgtaaataataatttctttgaATCTCTCCTATATAAAGATGATGAAATGTTATAATTAGACATGAgtaactattttataacatttttacaaactttgATGATGTGACAAAgtcttattagtttttatttgggCCCCACTATTAACAtcacaatttttatataatCGCCCGCCACATTAGCATTTTGTAAATTAGTTTGTGGTTTTAATATTTTCCCTCTGACTAATAggttaatatttatataaaaaaataataattcaattaaaactcAAACATGCATGCAAGATAGGGAAGTTAATTTCTCCCGTGTTATTGCATAAGTATTAGTACACGATCGAACTCCTCTGTCAACATAATTAATTAGAGCCATTCAATTTGAAACCACCAAAAATAACTGGTTGCTTGGAATGGTAAAGAAGTTAAATGATGGTGGTCTGTTTGAACTGTCCTAAATCCTAATCTAGCTAATTTTAGCATTGCCATTGCCTTTGTGACATAACCTCTTTTTGGGAGGTTATCCTTAGCCACAACAATACAACTCATCTTCCAAAATATCGGTCAGCCATTGAAAGTTAACGTTCACTAACTACCATAAGGTCCATAACCATCCATGCAGagagataataacaaaaaagatttATTACTCACactaattaaagaaaattaaaacagCTATAAAAACATACCCTATTCATGTCTATCTGCTTCCAcaccaaaaaagagagagagaagaactcGCATTCTTTAATAAAAGCATCTTAATTTCTCTCCGACCCGCCTCGCCTTAATTAATTTCATTTGGCGGGGAAGCCGGAGtattttgctttgatttgggTGGGAGAGACATACACacattgtatatatatatatatatatacacacattgaattgaaaaacattatataaaaaaaaaaaaaacaacaaaaaaaacaagatgATAGGAAAAGCCGCTGTATCTGCAATTTCTGTCATTCTTGTTGTTGGTGTAGCTCTTGCTATTGTGGGTGTAGTTCAACACCAAAGTTCGTCCAAGAGCGACAGCGCTAGCGACCAGATTTCAACACAACAGAAGGCTGTCTCAGCCTTCTGTGGAAAGACAGATTACCAGGAAATTTGCCAGAAGACCCTTACCCCCGTTGCTGACCAAGGAGTCAAAGACCCTAAGGAATTTCTCAAGGCTGCATTACAATCCACAATCAATGAGGTTTCCAAAGCATTGAACTTCTCTGATGATCTCATAAAGAATGTGTCATCTAGCACCCCTAGAGTGAAAATGGAAGCGGAGGATTGCAAAGATTTGTTACAATTCGCTGTGGATGAGCTCCAAGCCTCGTTCTCTATGGTGGGTGAGAGCAATGTTAACAACATGACTGACAAGGCGACTGAGATTAAGAACTGGTTGAGCGCTGTTATCTCGTACCAAACTTCTTGCCTTGATGGGCTTTCAGAAGCACCTGAATACCAAAGCCTCATGGGCAAGAATCTCCAAAATGCTTCATCGCTCACCAGCAATGCTTTGGCTATTGTTAGTGAGCTTGGTGCAATCCTCAAGGCGTATGGTTTGGAATTCAATATCAAGCCCAGTAGTGGTAGTCGCAGACTTCTCGGTGAGGATGGGTATCCAACATGGTTCTCAGCCTCAGACCGCAAGCTTTTGGCTGCAAGAGGAGCCAGACCCAACGCGGTTGTGGCTAAGGATGGAAGTGGACAATTCAAGACCATTTCTGCTGCACTTGCTGCTTACCCCAAGAACCTCAGAGGCCGATATATTATCTATGTCAAGGCTGGAGTCTATAACGAGTACATTACCGTAACCAAGGATCAGAAGAACGTCTTCATCTATGGTGATGGACCCAGAAAGACCATTGTCACCGGCAACAAGAGCAACAAGGGTGGCTTCTCCACCTTCAAGACTGCCACCTTCTGTAAGTATAATGTCacccatttaaaattttcaattcgaaaaataaaatgttagcATGAAATgctttcaattcattttaagtAAATTGAAGAGgattttatttcactttttaattatgttattgttttgtgttttaaaaattgaCGTATCATGTTATAAGATCAATgtattaaaatttgtaataattaataattataatattaatatataatagatttttttaaaaattaatccaATACTCTAATGACACaatagatttcataaatattaaGATTATATGTTGGGTAAGTTTAtgttagcttttaatttttgcatataactttttaaaatttaattttttgagagtATAATTATCCTTAgcacattttcaataaaaaactaaataaattggtGCCAAATACATATGTTGTAATTAGTATAcaataaaagtaatattaatgatAGTTCAAACGATAgtttaataacataataaattttataattgttaaaCTGATATATTATgattagtgtaaaaaaaaaaaaaatgatattaacaGTGATTCTGGTGAAAATCATGTAACACTAATTACAATTTATCATCgctacaaataaaaaaagttgtgtaATTCACTCATTTGTAATACTGTGATTCAAGTCACAATCTTGGTTCACAAAAAAGAAGTGTGTACTGTGTATGTAATAAACATTTGCACCTTGTTGTTTTGCATGTGC
Coding sequences within:
- the LOC142611531 gene encoding putative pectinesterase/pectinesterase inhibitor 28, whose product is MIGKAAVSAISVILVVGVALAIVGVVQHQSSSKSDSASDQISTQQKAVSAFCGKTDYQEICQKTLTPVADQGVKDPKEFLKAALQSTINEVSKALNFSDDLIKNVSSSTPRVKMEAEDCKDLLQFAVDELQASFSMVGESNVNNMTDKATEIKNWLSAVISYQTSCLDGLSEAPEYQSLMGKNLQNASSLTSNALAIVSELGAILKAYGLEFNIKPSSGSRRLLGEDGYPTWFSASDRKLLAARGARPNAVVAKDGSGQFKTISAALAAYPKNLRGRYIIYVKAGVYNEYITVTKDQKNVFIYGDGPRKTIVTGNKSNKGGFSTFKTATFSAIGQGFIAKSMGFTNTAGPEGHQAVALRVQSDMAVIYNCRMDAYQDTLYVQAHRQFYRNCVISGTVDFIFGDSATVIQNCLIIVRKPMDNQQNTVTAHGRADKRETTALVIHNSRIVPERKLFPVRFRFPTYLGRPWKEYARTVIMETTLADFINPAGYLPWSGDFALATCSYFEYGNRGPGATFRRRVKWRNVRVIRRSEALQFTVNSFIQGNYWLKTTGAPYLPALKN